The following proteins are encoded in a genomic region of Coffea eugenioides isolate CCC68of chromosome 6, Ceug_1.0, whole genome shotgun sequence:
- the LOC113775646 gene encoding F-box protein PP2-A15, which translates to MGASLSNLTENGAANGGPGLGDIPESCVACVFLYLTPPEICNLARLNRAFRGAASSDAVWEAKLPPNYQQLLELFPPERYQKLSKKDIFALLSRPVLFDDGYKEIWLDRVTGRACMSISAKAMTITGIEDRRYWNWIPTDESRFQVVAYLQQIWWFEVDGIVKFPFPPDIYSLSFRLHLGRSSKRLLRRVCYDHTHGWDIKPVRFELSTSDGQQASSECCLDDTEQEEATGSQKRGCWVDYKVGEFIISGSDPVTEVSFSMKQIDCTHSKGGLCVDSVSIMPSDLGECRRRGVLK; encoded by the exons ATGGGCGCATCGTTATCCAACTTAACGGAGAACGGAGCGGCGAACGGTGGACCAGGGTTGGGGGATATACCGGAAAGTTGCGTGGCGTGTGTTTTTTTATACTTAACCCCCCCTGAGATATGCAACTTGGCTCGGCTCAACCGCGCTTTCCGCGGCGCCGCTTCCTCCGATGCTGTCTGGGAAGCTAAGCTGCCACCTAACTACCAACAACTCCTTGAACTATTTCCTCCAGAACGCTAccaaaaattatccaaaaaagaCATCTTTGCTCTCCTCTCCCGCCCTGTCCTCTTTGACGATGGATATAAG GAAATATGGCTGGACAGGGTGACTGGAAGGGCTTGCATGTCTATCTCTGCAAAAGCGATGACCATTACGGGGATTGAAGACCGCAGATACTGGAACTGGATTCCTACTGATGAATCCAG ATTTCAGGTTGTTGCATATCTGCAGCAAATATGGTGGTTTGAAGTGGATGGCATTGTAAAATTCCCCTTTCCACCTGATATCTACTCTCTGTCGTTTAGACTTCATCTTGGAAGGTCTTCTAAAAGGCTTTTACGACGTGTTTGCTATGATCATACTCATGGATGGGATATAAAACCAGTACGATTTGAATTGTCGACCTCAGATGGCCAACAAGCATCAAGCGAGTGCTGTTTGGATGACACTGAGCAGGAAGAGGCAACCGGGAGCCAGAAACGTGGATGCTGGGTTGACTATAAGGTTGGCGAGTTCATTATCAGTGGGTCTGATCCTGTTACTGAGGTCAGTTTTTCAATGAAACAGATAGATTGTACACATTCAAAAGGTGGGCTTTGTGTAGATTCAGTGTCCATTATGCCCAGTGATTTGGGAGAATGTCGAAGAAGAGGGGTTTTGAAGTGA